Proteins from one Oncorhynchus tshawytscha isolate Ot180627B linkage group LG16, Otsh_v2.0, whole genome shotgun sequence genomic window:
- the LOC112216629 gene encoding acrosin, protein MVMTACGQRPLADAPGGSRVVGGRNAPLGAWPWQVSVQVRSWHLCGGTIVNSLWVLTAAHCFTIVPPHRRSSLRVVAGLNVLTEPGQYSQCRYVVEVRAHEKFHHPSYSNDIALLRLSSPLEYTDFVQPVCTVEDEMEEFNLNLNQCFISGWGSTSFKGKPMDILQEAEVELFEQNTCNQIDWYNGYIKNGMICAGFETGGVDTCQGDSGGPLQCFSEDQEKFYIVGVTSFGDACGLPKRPGVYTMASKYSAWLKTTQSRSLSAVCQLDNCFILVLSSVVSRLI, encoded by the exons ATGGTGATGACAGCATGCGGACAGCGGCCATTGGCGGACGCTCCAGGAGGGTCACGTGTTGTTGGAGGGCGCAATGCACCTTTGGGTGCATGGCCTTGGCAGGTCAGCGTGCAGGTGAGGTCCTGGCACCTCTGTGGCGGGACCATCGTCAACAGCCTCTGGGTGCTCACCGCTGCACACTGCTTCACTATCGTTCC ACCCCATAGGAGGTCCAGTCTGCGCGTGGTGGCAGGACTCAACGTGCTAACAGAACCAGGGCAGTACTCCCAGTGCCGCTATGTTGTGGAGGTCAGAGCCCATGAGAAGTTCCACCACCCCAGCTACTCCAACGACATAGCTCTTCTGCGTCTCAGCTCTCCACTGGAGTACACAGACTTTGTCCAGCCTGTCTGTACAGTGGAAGACGAGATGGAGGAGTTCAACTTAAACCTCAACCAGTGTTTCATCAGTGGTTGGGGCAGCACTTCTTTCAAAG GAAAGCCAATGGACATACTGCAAGAAGCTGAGGTGGAGCTGTTTGAGCAAAATACTTGTAACCAGATCGACTGGTACAACGGTTACATCAAGAATGGCATGATCTGTGCTGGCTTTGAGACCGGGGGGGTCGACACATGTCAG GGAGACAGTGGAGGTCCACTCCAGTGCTTCAGTGAGGATCAGGAAAAATTCTACATTGTTGGCGTGACAAGTTTTGGGGATGCCTGCGGATTGCCTAAAAGACCCGGAGTGTATACTATGGCCAGCAAGTACTCAGCCTGGCTGAAGACAACTCAGTCAAGATCCCTGTCAGCCGTCTGTCAGCTAGATAACTGTTTCATCTTAGTCCTGTCCAGTGTGGTTTCTAGACTTATCTGA